The following coding sequences are from one Planctomycetota bacterium window:
- a CDS encoding tetratricopeptide repeat protein, with product MPRLLHWLLVAVCWSFAGGSMCVWAQDAEESTAAKTDKAAATVHAHEWSVELAKQVRPSVVVITTEGRGGANEGMGTGFIISADGLIATNRHVIGDGRAIQVRTSDGRTFTPTAVEATDRQLDLAVLRVNAKNLPALKLADSEQVEPGTPVLAVGNPLGLEHSVAVGAIASSRQIDGSPLWQVAIPIERGNSGSPLVDRQGRVVGIMALKSATTSNLGFALKSNDLQALVDKPNPVPFQRWLTIGALDPAQWQPRLGGIWRQHAGRIQVRGTGAGFGGRSLCVFQKSPPDEPYEIEVTVKLDDEAGAAGLAFAVTDDDRHYGFYPSAGRLRLSRFDGPDVTQWHVLVEKASEHYRPEDWNTLRVRVEKEWLRCYVNDHLVAEMIDAELRGGRVGLAKFRNTVAEFKQFRMGRELRPLGPSTETVAKLTKMVERLPDEISADAPEAKPLQEQPGAAAQALRQQATELRERAKQMRELADELLAREATQQLAAELDRGEDKADLLRAALLLARLDNEELDVDAYLDIAARMAREIRARWPVQASEADRLKALNDYLFDEQGFHGARHDYYNRANSYLNQVLDDREGLPITLSILYIELAGRLDMRVVGVALPGHFIVRHEPHEGESQLLDPFGRGARLTKAEADTIVHDAIGTPALAEHLVPAGKRAIIVRMLHNLRGVAQRQEDSEAMLRYAEALVTLMPNSSQERIGRALLRMQAGNMRGALVDVDWLLDQRPKDIDLERVEQLRALIHRALDR from the coding sequence ATGCCTCGGCTTTTACACTGGTTGCTTGTTGCCGTCTGCTGGAGTTTCGCCGGCGGGAGCATGTGCGTTTGGGCCCAAGACGCCGAGGAGTCGACAGCGGCCAAGACGGACAAGGCCGCCGCCACGGTGCATGCTCACGAATGGTCGGTCGAACTGGCCAAGCAGGTGCGACCTTCGGTCGTCGTCATCACCACCGAAGGGCGTGGCGGCGCGAACGAAGGGATGGGGACCGGCTTTATCATCTCGGCCGACGGTTTGATTGCCACCAATCGGCACGTCATCGGCGATGGCCGCGCGATTCAGGTGCGCACCAGCGATGGGCGCACGTTCACTCCGACGGCCGTCGAGGCAACCGATCGACAACTTGACCTGGCCGTGCTGCGCGTCAACGCCAAGAATCTGCCGGCGCTCAAGCTGGCCGATTCCGAGCAAGTCGAGCCGGGCACGCCGGTCCTGGCCGTGGGCAACCCGCTGGGGCTCGAACACAGCGTCGCGGTTGGCGCCATCGCCAGCAGCCGGCAGATCGATGGCTCGCCCCTCTGGCAAGTCGCCATTCCGATCGAGCGAGGCAACAGCGGCAGCCCTCTGGTCGATCGGCAAGGCCGCGTGGTGGGGATCATGGCGCTCAAGTCGGCCACGACATCGAACTTGGGTTTCGCGCTCAAGAGCAATGACCTGCAAGCGTTGGTTGACAAGCCGAACCCGGTCCCCTTCCAGCGCTGGCTGACGATAGGAGCGTTGGACCCCGCCCAGTGGCAGCCGCGCCTGGGGGGCATATGGCGGCAGCACGCCGGTCGCATTCAGGTCCGCGGCACGGGAGCCGGTTTCGGCGGGCGGTCGTTGTGCGTCTTTCAGAAATCGCCTCCCGATGAGCCGTACGAGATCGAAGTGACGGTCAAGCTCGATGACGAAGCCGGCGCCGCGGGACTGGCATTTGCCGTGACCGACGACGATCGACACTACGGGTTTTACCCCAGTGCCGGGCGGCTGCGGCTTAGTCGCTTCGACGGCCCCGACGTCACGCAATGGCATGTGCTGGTCGAAAAGGCGAGCGAGCATTATCGGCCGGAAGATTGGAACACGCTCCGCGTGCGCGTCGAAAAGGAGTGGCTCCGCTGCTATGTGAACGACCACCTGGTGGCCGAAATGATCGACGCCGAATTGCGCGGCGGCCGAGTGGGGCTGGCCAAGTTCCGCAACACCGTGGCCGAGTTCAAACAGTTCCGCATGGGACGCGAGCTGCGGCCGCTGGGCCCGTCGACCGAGACGGTCGCCAAGCTGACGAAAATGGTCGAGCGCTTGCCCGATGAAATCTCCGCCGACGCACCCGAGGCAAAGCCGCTGCAAGAACAACCCGGCGCGGCAGCCCAGGCCCTGCGCCAGCAAGCGACCGAGCTGCGTGAGCGGGCCAAGCAGATGCGCGAGCTGGCCGACGAATTGCTGGCCCGCGAGGCGACACAGCAACTGGCCGCGGAGCTTGACCGCGGCGAAGACAAAGCCGATCTGTTGCGGGCGGCATTGCTGCTGGCCCGCTTGGACAACGAAGAACTCGACGTTGACGCTTACTTAGACATAGCGGCACGGATGGCACGCGAGATTCGCGCCCGCTGGCCAGTTCAGGCGAGCGAAGCCGACCGGCTCAAAGCGCTGAACGACTACCTATTCGACGAGCAAGGTTTTCACGGCGCGCGGCACGATTATTACAACCGGGCGAACAGCTATCTGAACCAGGTGCTCGACGATCGCGAAGGGCTGCCGATCACGTTGTCGATCCTGTACATCGAACTTGCCGGCCGGCTCGACATGCGCGTGGTCGGCGTGGCTTTGCCGGGACATTTCATCGTCCGCCATGAACCACATGAAGGCGAATCGCAACTGCTTGACCCGTTCGGTCGTGGCGCACGGCTGACCAAGGCCGAGGCTGACACGATCGTGCATGACGCCATTGGTACGCCGGCGCTGGCGGAACACCTTGTCCCGGCGGGCAAACGGGCGATCATCGTGCGAATGCTGCACAATCTGCGCGGCGTGGCCCAGCGCCAGGAAGATAGCGAGGCGATGTTGCGGTATGCCGAAGCCCTGGTTACGCTCATGCCCAATTCGAGCCAGGAACGGATCGGCCGGGCGTTGCTGCGAATGCAGGCCGGCAACATGCGCGGCGCGCTGGTTGACGTCGACTGGTTGTTGGACCAGCGGCCCAAGGACATCGATCTGGAACGTGTCGAGCAGTTGCGAGCGTTGATCCACCGCGCGCTCGATCGCTAG
- a CDS encoding POT family MFS transporter: MPETSTNPYAPPAAQPPVHGKYRTAPEPRTTMPTGIPFIVANEAAERFSYYGMTAILILFMSKQLRGVDGQLDVMSDHTARAVMHDFITAVYAFPLLGALLADIVLGKYRTILSLSLFYCLGHLVLSIDQTDYGLALKQSLGLTWTPLGLFLGLGLIAIGAGGIKPCVSAHVGDQFGDTNKHLLERVFGWFYFSINLGAAASQLLIPWLRTNVNVHVAFGIPGVLMLLATIFFWLGRHRFVHIPANAKQWKREVRSKEGIVAIAKLSIIFLFVAVFWSLFDQTHSSWVQQAEQMNREILGVTLDPDQLQAVNPLLIMIYIPLFTYLIYPALEKLPGLNPLTPLKRIAIGFFVMVPAFGLVAVVQQWIDQGTTPHIGWQVLAYMVLTASEVMVSITVLEFSYTQAPLKIKSLVMALNMGAVSLGNQMTARVNHLMEREDIRAALHGAKYFWFFTAAMLVAAIGFLLVVQFYKPRTYIQHEQT; this comes from the coding sequence ATGCCAGAAACGTCGACCAATCCTTACGCGCCGCCGGCCGCTCAACCACCCGTTCACGGCAAATATCGCACGGCCCCCGAGCCACGTACGACGATGCCGACAGGCATTCCGTTCATCGTGGCCAACGAGGCAGCCGAGCGATTCAGTTATTACGGTATGACGGCCATTCTCATTCTGTTCATGTCGAAGCAATTGCGCGGCGTGGATGGACAGTTGGATGTGATGTCGGACCACACGGCACGAGCGGTGATGCACGATTTCATCACGGCCGTCTATGCATTTCCGCTGCTGGGCGCCCTGTTAGCCGATATCGTGCTGGGGAAATACCGCACGATCCTCAGCTTGTCCCTGTTCTATTGCTTGGGGCATCTGGTCCTGTCGATCGACCAGACCGATTATGGCCTGGCGCTAAAGCAATCGCTGGGGCTGACGTGGACCCCCTTGGGGTTGTTCCTGGGCCTCGGGTTAATCGCCATCGGCGCGGGAGGCATCAAGCCATGCGTCTCGGCCCACGTTGGGGACCAGTTTGGCGATACCAATAAACACCTGCTCGAACGGGTCTTTGGTTGGTTCTATTTTTCGATCAACCTGGGAGCGGCTGCGTCGCAGTTGTTGATCCCTTGGTTGCGCACCAACGTAAACGTGCATGTGGCATTCGGCATTCCTGGCGTGCTGATGCTGCTAGCGACGATTTTCTTCTGGCTGGGTCGCCATCGCTTTGTGCATATTCCGGCGAACGCCAAGCAGTGGAAGCGCGAAGTGCGGAGCAAAGAGGGAATTGTCGCGATTGCCAAGTTGTCGATCATCTTCCTGTTCGTAGCCGTCTTTTGGTCGCTGTTTGACCAAACTCACTCGTCCTGGGTGCAGCAGGCCGAGCAGATGAACCGTGAGATACTCGGGGTTACGCTCGACCCTGATCAACTCCAGGCAGTTAATCCGCTGCTGATCATGATCTATATTCCACTGTTCACTTACCTGATCTACCCAGCGCTGGAAAAGTTGCCAGGGCTGAATCCACTGACGCCGCTGAAGCGAATCGCGATTGGCTTCTTCGTGATGGTCCCCGCGTTCGGCCTGGTTGCGGTGGTGCAACAGTGGATCGATCAAGGAACGACGCCGCATATTGGCTGGCAAGTATTGGCCTACATGGTCCTGACGGCCTCGGAAGTCATGGTGTCGATTACGGTGCTCGAGTTCTCCTACACGCAGGCCCCGTTGAAGATCAAATCGCTGGTAATGGCGCTCAATATGGGGGCTGTCTCGCTCGGCAATCAGATGACGGCTCGCGTGAACCATCTGATGGAGCGGGAAGACATCCGCGCCGCGCTGCACGGCGCCAAGTATTTCTGGTTCTTCACGGCCGCGATGCTCGTAGCGGCGATCGGCTTCCTGCTGGTTGTCCAGTTCTACAAGCCGCGGACGTACATTCAGCACGAGCAGACGTGA